In one window of Acaryochloris thomasi RCC1774 DNA:
- a CDS encoding nucleotidyltransferase domain-containing protein — protein sequence MVISANPIASTVTVISPEMQLVLYCARTQLNDAIVDQLQQLLQQPLDWASVIEAAFTHRVVPLLYQALNTHASALVPAEILEELQQEFQDNQLDNLALTQELVQLLKLLAEHQIPAISFKGPLLATTVYQNLALRTFSDLDILVHPQHFGEARDLLFAHGYRSGMQHVYLLNSPRHEGKLVRALGECPFQHPETLFCIDLHQRLVAGEFYHLSFTFDQIWYRLQTVSVLGAPIASLHPEDLLLYLCIHGAKDRWQRLSWVCDVAELVRLHDELNWADLVQKARWAGTEQMLLLGLVLARDLLAVELPDAIATLIKTDFRQQSLASQVRQQIIQGDDDADLTVNLWQRFIFGFQLLERFDDRSRCSLTFVKNLLRPTPDDREFYPLPTWLSFLYPVVRLARLLSQ from the coding sequence ATGGTCATCTCGGCAAACCCAATTGCCTCAACGGTCACAGTAATATCTCCAGAAATGCAGCTAGTGCTGTACTGCGCGCGTACCCAGCTCAATGACGCCATTGTTGACCAGCTACAGCAACTCCTGCAGCAGCCCCTTGATTGGGCTAGTGTCATTGAAGCGGCCTTTACGCATCGCGTCGTTCCGCTGCTGTATCAGGCTCTCAATACCCACGCTTCGGCCTTAGTGCCTGCTGAGATTCTAGAAGAGCTGCAGCAAGAGTTTCAGGACAATCAACTGGATAATCTTGCTTTGACGCAGGAACTGGTGCAGCTTCTTAAACTATTGGCTGAACATCAGATTCCAGCTATTTCTTTTAAGGGGCCGCTTCTGGCAACCACTGTCTACCAAAATTTAGCGCTGCGAACGTTTAGTGATTTAGACATCTTGGTGCATCCTCAGCATTTTGGAGAAGCCCGCGATCTGCTGTTTGCCCACGGCTACCGGTCTGGCATGCAGCATGTCTATCTGCTCAACTCTCCCAGACACGAGGGAAAACTCGTACGGGCTTTGGGTGAATGTCCGTTTCAGCACCCGGAAACCTTATTCTGTATCGATTTACATCAGCGTCTGGTGGCGGGCGAGTTCTATCATCTGTCGTTTACCTTTGATCAGATTTGGTATCGTCTCCAGACAGTGTCTGTGCTGGGGGCACCGATCGCTAGCCTCCATCCAGAGGATTTGTTGCTCTACCTTTGTATTCATGGGGCCAAGGATCGCTGGCAGCGTCTGAGCTGGGTTTGTGATGTGGCTGAGCTGGTTCGCCTACACGATGAACTGAACTGGGCTGATCTAGTTCAGAAAGCTCGCTGGGCCGGAACAGAGCAAATGTTGCTGCTGGGTTTGGTGTTGGCTCGGGATTTGTTAGCGGTGGAGTTGCCAGATGCGATCGCAACTCTCATAAAAACAGACTTCCGCCAGCAATCATTAGCCTCTCAGGTCCGGCAGCAGATTATTCAAGGCGACGACGACGCAGATCTGACCGTCAACCTATGGCAGCGCTTTATCTTTGGCTTTCAGCTCCTTGAACGCTTCGACGATCGGTCTCGCTGTAGCCTCACCTTTGTCAAAAATCTCTTGAGACCTACGCCAGACGATCGCGAGTTTTATCCACTCCCGACGTGGCTGTCTTTTCTTTATCCCGTTGTGCGACTAGCCCGACTGCTGAGTCAGTGA